GGTgttctccccccccgcccgccctcgcTATTTTCCACCCTACCGGCAACTGTAATAGATCTGAGCATTTAAGCAATAATGAAGTGAATCGATCTGCCCAAACTCTACATTAAAGAGGACACAACACTTTATGTCCCTGCGCTAATGGACATCAATTTGGAACTTAAAAGGCAACAAATGCATCTAAACATGGGAAGGAGGGTGGTGAGcctctattatttttcttccccctttcttttttttttttccttttcttctgattGAGGAAACAGCACTTAAAGAAGTCATATAtcaccagggggaaaaaaattctccccAGGCAGACTTTTCATTATGTGCgagtttcattaaaaatgtagcCCTctcctttcaaatatttaaacacTTTTATATTATTTAACTCCAGATCGGCTAGCCAGCGAGAGAGGGAGCTGCGTGGGGGTGTGGGTCGGTGCGTGTGTAAAGTCATCCAGGTCTGATTTAGAAAAGATATCTCCCTATGCGTGTGGGGGAAAGACAGAGACAAATCGTTGTAGCTGAGTGACACGCAAACTGGAAtgtggggggggaaggaaaaaaaaaagggggggggatgGAGAAATACTGTCTTGGGGCTGAAATAGGGGGCAAACTTTTTAgccgggggggtgctgggagaaAATACTTCCGCGGAGTGAAGTTTTGGTGCGTGTCAGGAGCAAGTTGGAGCCTCTCGTGTCGCCTAACTTCCCCGCTGGAAGTTTGGGCACTACAGTGAGCCTTATTCCTGCTTccctcgctcgctcgctctctctctctggcGGTAACAAATAAGAAAGGGGGGGAGGAGattgatgtatttatttctgtaaaagagTAAACTCACTATTGCAAGAGTTCATCCGCTGCATCCAGGGGTAAACCGGGGCGGAACACTTTTGCTCCTCGCTCTCTCCGAACACAGTTTTGCTCTGCGCGCAGTCCGACTTGCGCGGCTCGGGGGCGAAGGACACCTCGTCCAGGTTGGGGGGGCCGCACGCAGGGTCCTTCTCCCTGAAAAACCCGCCGGCCCCATAGTCACAGGCGGAGCTGCGGCTGTAGGCTCCGTTGCTTTGCTGGTAGTAAGGAGAGGAGGTATAGCCCTTCTCCTGGACGCCCGTGGCTCCATAGGTGGTGGGGTAGTGCCTCAAAGGATCCGCATAGCCCGAGGGATATAGCGGGATCTGTCCCAGGAAGGGCTCCTGCCCCGCCGCCAGACTCACCGGGAAGGTCGAGTTGACAAAATAAGAACTCATTGGAAGGAGCCTGCCGTCCTTTCCCGGCTTTATGATTTGTTGTGTTTTATAGTCCAAGTGGTTTAGCTATTAGTAGTATATCGGAGATTGGGTTTTAGCTGAAGGGAGATGGCGTGGTGCCAGCGAGGGACACAAGGAAATACAACCATCTGATCATGGGCTGACCAATAGCAGGCGCCTGAGGTTGCAAAATAGCACCCATGAGGAGCTGAGATTGCACCAGGGACCCCAAGAACAAACCATCcacccccttttccctcccttttaaacaacagaaatgcACCCCCTTAACCAAATATATAATATCTGCCGAAAGAAACATTCCCGGCGCGCTCGGagcttcataaataaataaacgcgcccccccctcccctcccccggagCTCAGGGCGGGGGTGTGGAGAACCCGTCGGCACGGATGGCGGTGTGCGCGcctatatatatttacacacatatAACGTATACAAATACCCGCTgtaagtgggggggggggggaaagttgATTCTTCGCATTCGGAAAACTTTAACCCCTCGTGTTTGCAAACCGTCCTGAAATGTCTGGGCGCTTTGCTACAGttaaagaacacacacacaccccccccccccaaaaaaaaaggaaaaaaagtttttttgtgtgtgtgtgtgaactttGCAAGGAGGAGATCCCGCCGGGTTGATTCACTTTGATTTGCTATACGAGAAGAAATCGGTTTTGACAACTTATTTCGGTTCCTGATTATCTAATTACCATAGATTAGCATTCCCTGTTCAGAAAAGCTGCGCCCGCTTGAACCAAACCTTCGCTTTCCAGATAttgcatctttttcctttctttttttttttttttttctgcaaaagctcCGTATTCCGGAGATAAATGGAAAATCGAAGTCTTTCCTTTATCCCTTGCTAAATCCCGATGTCCTCCGGAGTCCGGTACCGCATTGTGCCCTCTTGCGTTTTTTTGTTAATACCAAACCTATGCCCGACCTTTTACGGCTAAAAGAAAGCCTTGGGTTACGGTCAAAAGCTGAGTTTATTGATTGTTACCGATCGAGatgggtttttttgaaggagaGGAAAGCTGGCGGCGTGATGGGGCTGCTGCCTTGGAGGTGCACAGAGTCCCCGTGGTTTTGCATCCCCCCGCTTTGAGCCCGTCCCCACTGCAAAATACCTGTTTTTGCAAAGTTAAAAAGCTGGCAGGGGTAATTCCGCAAGTCTCAAGCAATTCCCGGTCACCCGAAAAGCTGCGCTTTGCTCTGGGGTTTGCCTCTCTCGGTTTTGCCCGGATTTCCTCGCCAGAGATGTGCTCTGCTCTACCTGGTGCATCCCCCCCCTCAGATCCCTGTTTGCTCAAGGTAGAGTTGGATCTCTGACCGCcgccttccctttttttccaatGAGAAAATCAGAGCcatctcacaggaaaaaaaaaaaaaaaaaccaccaacaaaaaaaccccaactaaatTCAACCCAGGACTGTCCCCCGATCATTCGCGTTTTATCAAGGGTTTGTTTCCTGTCCGAATTTGTAGCCATCTGTCTGTCGGGTCTTATATGCACTGAAATGACACGCCTTATAACACACACTCCCCTGGACTTGAATCTGTGAATGTGTGTGCCACAAATCTAGAATTACATGTATTACATGGTGACTGTAGAGCTGCCAATGCGGCTCTCTCTGACGGAGCTTTAAGTATCTACGAAACTGGTATCTTATTACgagctaatttattttaaacatcgTGTTTACAACAGCAAAGCCAAGATTGTTTCATGCCACGGCTGCAATGAACATTTCGACTGAAACGTAATCCTCATAATTCAAGGAAATAACATGCAAAGGAAGTAGTTTTCCATCCTCCACCCCCTCTCTGACTGATATCTCTTATATTTGTTCTTGCAGAGTTTCCCTTTGTGTATGGAATGGACCCAAACTTACGTAGATCTGCTTTATTggtatgcaaggaaaaaaaaaaaaagggagattgAAAGGGAACGAtgactagagaagaaaaaaaacaaaacccagcatcGGATGGGAGCCTGAAGTTAACTGCTTTGCAGGAGCCGAGCAGCTCATACATTTGATTAGAGAGTTACGCAATATTTGTAGCTCTGCAAACCCAGCGCTTATCTGGCATGATCAGCTCCGCATGCAAATTTTGGGCTAAGAAATGGGATGTCCTGATAATTCAATGCGTGAGTACATCTGCTGAAAATGCTTGCTCTAATGTTTTCTCTCACTTCTCGGGATTGCTCTGCGAATAAATCCCTCGAAATAGTTTGGGAAAAAATCCCCCTCCCTCAAGTTTTACCCTAGTAAAATGCCGCTCATCCTAGTACCTTTGTGGCCAAACCAGGCTTTTTTACGTAGTTTGACAGTCAacgttttaaaagaaaataaaaatgcactaatTGAACCTGGCCGCTTGCTAATTGCTTATTGCTGACATTTTAGCCGCGCTggagataaaaaaataatacGCCTTGCCTCTTAGAAGAAGGATGACCCTATAGATGGTTatttgggggaggaaaagaaaagaagaaaacttggtTTCCAACccgaaaaaaaacccaaagcccgtCATAGTTTTCACCTTCACGAGGGTCAGGCCCGCGGTCTAATTGATTTGCCACCTACAATACATGTAAATACGAGCAGAGATCTTAAACCTCCCTACATCTCGGAGAACCGAATGTTCAGCACAGAGCtggtttctcttcccagctcaataacttaaaaaaaaaaattaaattaaaaaatttttaaatgttgccTTATTAGTGTAGCTGTTTAACAGAcgctctcctgcctcccccgcTAAAGTCCGAAGGTAAATCTGAGACGGATTTTGCGAATATATTTTCTTTGGAcggtcccagccccagcccagccgtgAGGGACGCAGGCACAGAGCGATAACGGTTGCAGGAGCCAGCTTATCCAGCAGCAGTTAAGTTAGACCCGTCTTTGAGGGCACCGATGGGCACATCTTTATGCAGTCTTTGGCCTCATCTCCTCAAAAACAGGCGCAGGGTTTTGCTAAGAAGGAGGCAATAAAGCAGGAGACACCAGAAGGTGGTAGAGCAGATTTCGCTGCGCTGGGAAGGCGGCTTTCCCCTCCTGACAGACATCACTCAACGGGCAGGGCATAAATAAAGATCAAGAGAAGTATTTACAGTATGTACAATCCCCGCTCTCTGCCCCAGGA
The nucleotide sequence above comes from Mycteria americana isolate JAX WOST 10 ecotype Jacksonville Zoo and Gardens chromosome 22, USCA_MyAme_1.0, whole genome shotgun sequence. Encoded proteins:
- the HOXB6 gene encoding homeobox protein Hox-B6 isoform X1, with protein sequence MSSYFVNSTFPVSLAAGQEPFLGQIPLYPSGYADPLRHYPTTYGATGVQEKGYTSSPYYQQSNGAYSRSSACDYGAGGFFREKDPACGPPNLDEVSFAPEPRKSDCAQSKTVFGESEEQKCSAPVYPWMQRMNSCNSSSFGPSGRRGRQTYTRYQTLELEKEFHFNRYLTRRRRIEIAHSLCLTERQIKIWFQNRRMKWKKENKLLNSSQLSAEEEEEKTAE